A part of Pungitius pungitius chromosome 15, fPunPun2.1, whole genome shotgun sequence genomic DNA contains:
- the kif2c gene encoding kinesin-like protein KIF2C isoform X2 yields MEKSLSRLLIDLSVKISRSDGRVHLATVKSVDSAKSTVMVEWNERNICRGKEVDVTELCALNPELLDHIKTFTDQTADPPAPAPEKKYEDRLRSSRIPGPTSFASRMQTRQTCMFKPPAPVVAPVSTSESSRALLETVGPDLPSSSVLANSELHNQQPKKNKAKLVQSLSSARRAAEDNDEAERMPPPSTARGRRKSVAAQELNKGSKRLSCLVKTPDTQVKKGKFGESFQPNLKFHDMIRDFRDTMEITPITSSSDIEPHRITVCVRKRPLNKQEIIKKEIDVVSVPGRGTVLVHEPKQKVDLTKYLDNQVFHFDYSFNEATTNELVYKFTAKPLVCSIFEGGMATCFAYGQTGSGKTHTMGGDFTGKQQNSAKGIYALAAQDVFALLDQGRYSDLDLSAHVSFFEIYNGKVFDLLNKKAKLRVLEDDRQQVQIVGLEEVYVSKADEVIKLIQLGSACRTSGQTSANANSSRSHAILQIGLRRNDRAATLHGKFSLVDLAGNERGTDVSSNDRSTLVETAEINRSLLALKECIRSLGMNSDHIPFRQCTLTKVLRDSFIGEKSRTCMIAMVSPGMASCEYTMNTLRYADRAKELKASSKANEAAKAQELLNSSTEEESVEDPTAFEAISQVEELHKKVYSQYQILTFVSPLVFQRGGELFDAMGQTSYSIEAALPDLVDHANRLREVVQALQSAVEQEKMSRQLY; encoded by the exons ATGGAAAAGAGCCTTTCCAGACTGCTCATTGATCTCTCTGTGAAAATCAGCCGCAGCGACG GCCGAGTGCATTTGGCAACGGTGAAGTCGGTGGATTCCGCCAAGTCGACGGTGATGGTCGAATGGAACGAAAGAAACATCTGCAGAGGGAAGGAG GTCGACGTGACCGAGTTATGTGCACTCAATCCAGAGCTTTTGGACCACATAAAGACTTTCACCGACCAGACCGCAGACCCGCCCGCTCCTGCTCCAGAGAAG AAGTACGAGGATCGACTGCGCTCATCCAGGATTCCTGGCCCGACCTCCT TTGCCAGTCGCATGCAGACGAGGCAGACGTGTATGTTCAAGCCCCCGGCTCCTGTGGTGGCACCGGTCTCAACCTCAGAGTCCTCTCGCGCCCTCCTGGAGACGGTCGGCCCTgatctcccctcttcctccgtccTCGCAAACTCTG AGCTTCATAATCAGCAGCCTAAAAAGAACAAGGCCAAACTGGTCCAGTCGCTGAGTTCTGCCCGCAGAGCCGCAGAGGATAACGATGAAGCCGAGAGAATGCCTCCTCCATCTACAGCTAGAG GCAGGAGAAAATCTGTGGCTGCCCAAGAGCTAAACAAAGGCAGCAAAAGGTTGTCTTGTTTGGTAAAGACCCCTGATACGCAGGTCAAGAAGGGAAAG tTTGGCGAGTCCTTTCAACCGAACTTGAAGTTCCACGACATGATCCGAGATTTCAGAGATACCATGGAAATAACCCCCATAACATCATCCAGCGAC ATTGAACCTCACAGGATCACTGTGTGCGTTCGCAAGCGGCCCCTTAACAAACAAG AGATTATTAAGAAGGAGATCGATGTGGTGTCTGTCCCTGGAAGAGGTACTGTGCTGGTCCATGAGCCTAAACAGAAAGTGGACCTCACCAAGTACTTGGATAACCAAGTCTTCCACTTTGACTACTCCTTCAATGAGGCCACCACCAACGAACTGGTCTACAA GTTCACGGCCAAACCTTTGGTATGCTCCATTTTTGAAGGTGGCATGGCGACATGTTTCGCCTACGGCCAGACTGGAAGTGGAAAGACTCAC ACGATGGGAGGGGATTTCACAGGGAAGCAGCAGAACAGCGCTAAAGGGATCTATGCTTTGGCAG CCCAGGATGTGTTCGCCCTTCTTGACCAGGGGAGGTATTCTGACCTGGATCTCTCTGCCCATGTCAGCTTCTTCGAGATTTACAATGGAAAA GTGTTTGACCTACTGAATAAGAAGGCCAAGCTCCGTGTTCTGGAGGATGACCGACAGCAGGTCCAGATTGTGGGCCTGGAGGAGGTCTATGTGTCCAAAGCAGATGAGGTCATCAAGCTTATTCAGCTGGGCAGTGCATGCAG AACATCAGGTCAGACCTCTGCCAACGCCAACTCCTCGCGCTCTCATGCCATTCTTCAGATTGGGCTGCGGCGCAACGACCGCGCCGCCACGCTGCACGGCAAGTTTTCCCTGGTCGATTTGGCCGGCAACGAGCGCGGCACCGACGTCAGCAGCAATGACCGCAGCACTTTAGTGGAGACGGCCGAGATCAACCGCAGCCTGCTGGCTCTCAAG GAGTGCATCCGCTCACTGGGAATGAACAGTGATCACATTCCTTTCCGACAGTGCACTTTGACCAAAGTCCTCAGGGACTCTTTCATTGGCGAAAAGTCCAGAACCTGCATG ATTGCAATGGTGTCTCCAGGCATGGCTTCATGCGAATACACAATGAACACACTACGTTATGCTGACAG AGCAAAGGAGCTGAAGGCCAGTAGCAAAGCTAATGAAGCAGCTAAGGCACAAGAGCTTCTCAATAGCTCGACAGAGGAG GAATCTGTTGAAGATCCCACTGCATTTGAAGCAATATCCCAAGTAGAAGAGCTCCACAAGAAGGTCTACTCACAGTACCAG ATCCTTACGTTTGTGTCGCCTTTGGTTTTTCAGAGAGGCGGTGAACTCTTCGATGCGATGGGACAAACGTCTTACAGCATTGAGGCCGCACTTCCTGATCTTGTGGACCATGCAAATCGTTTACGGG AAGTGGTACAAGCTTTGCAGTCGGCGGTGGAACAGGAGAAAATGTCCAGGCAACTCTACTGA
- the kif2c gene encoding kinesin-like protein KIF2C isoform X3 yields the protein MEKSLSRLLIDLSVKISRSDGRVHLATVKSVDSAKSTVMVEWNERNICRGKEVDVTELCALNPELLDHIKTFTDQTADPPAPAPEKKYEDRLRSSRIPGPTSSLTQAEESVASRMQTRQTCMFKPPAPVVAPVSTSESSRALLETVGPDLPSSSVLANSELHNQQPKKNKAKLVQSLSSARRAAEDNDEAERMPPPSTARGRRKSVAAQELNKGSKRLSCLVKTPDTQVKKGKFGESFQPNLKFHDMIRDFRDTMEITPITSSSDIEPHRITVCVRKRPLNKQEIIKKEIDVVSVPGRGTVLVHEPKQKVDLTKYLDNQVFHFDYSFNEATTNELVYKFTAKPLVCSIFEGGMATCFAYGQTGSGKTHTMGGDFTGKQQNSAKGIYALAAQDVFALLDQGRYSDLDLSAHVSFFEIYNGKVFDLLNKKAKLRVLEDDRQQVQIVGLEEVYVSKADEVIKLIQLGSACRTSGQTSANANSSRSHAILQIGLRRNDRAATLHGKFSLVDLAGNERGTDVSSNDRSTLVETAEINRSLLALKECIRSLGMNSDHIPFRQCTLTKVLRDSFIGEKSRTCMIAMVSPGMASCEYTMNTLRYADRAKELKASSKANEAAKAQELLNSSTEEESVEDPTAFEAISQVEELHKKVYSQYQRGGELFDAMGQTSYSIEAALPDLVDHANRLREVVQALQSAVEQEKMSRQLY from the exons ATGGAAAAGAGCCTTTCCAGACTGCTCATTGATCTCTCTGTGAAAATCAGCCGCAGCGACG GCCGAGTGCATTTGGCAACGGTGAAGTCGGTGGATTCCGCCAAGTCGACGGTGATGGTCGAATGGAACGAAAGAAACATCTGCAGAGGGAAGGAG GTCGACGTGACCGAGTTATGTGCACTCAATCCAGAGCTTTTGGACCACATAAAGACTTTCACCGACCAGACCGCAGACCCGCCCGCTCCTGCTCCAGAGAAG AAGTACGAGGATCGACTGCGCTCATCCAGGATTCCTGGCCCGACCTCCT CACTCACCCAAGCTGAGGAGTCAG TTGCCAGTCGCATGCAGACGAGGCAGACGTGTATGTTCAAGCCCCCGGCTCCTGTGGTGGCACCGGTCTCAACCTCAGAGTCCTCTCGCGCCCTCCTGGAGACGGTCGGCCCTgatctcccctcttcctccgtccTCGCAAACTCTG AGCTTCATAATCAGCAGCCTAAAAAGAACAAGGCCAAACTGGTCCAGTCGCTGAGTTCTGCCCGCAGAGCCGCAGAGGATAACGATGAAGCCGAGAGAATGCCTCCTCCATCTACAGCTAGAG GCAGGAGAAAATCTGTGGCTGCCCAAGAGCTAAACAAAGGCAGCAAAAGGTTGTCTTGTTTGGTAAAGACCCCTGATACGCAGGTCAAGAAGGGAAAG tTTGGCGAGTCCTTTCAACCGAACTTGAAGTTCCACGACATGATCCGAGATTTCAGAGATACCATGGAAATAACCCCCATAACATCATCCAGCGAC ATTGAACCTCACAGGATCACTGTGTGCGTTCGCAAGCGGCCCCTTAACAAACAAG AGATTATTAAGAAGGAGATCGATGTGGTGTCTGTCCCTGGAAGAGGTACTGTGCTGGTCCATGAGCCTAAACAGAAAGTGGACCTCACCAAGTACTTGGATAACCAAGTCTTCCACTTTGACTACTCCTTCAATGAGGCCACCACCAACGAACTGGTCTACAA GTTCACGGCCAAACCTTTGGTATGCTCCATTTTTGAAGGTGGCATGGCGACATGTTTCGCCTACGGCCAGACTGGAAGTGGAAAGACTCAC ACGATGGGAGGGGATTTCACAGGGAAGCAGCAGAACAGCGCTAAAGGGATCTATGCTTTGGCAG CCCAGGATGTGTTCGCCCTTCTTGACCAGGGGAGGTATTCTGACCTGGATCTCTCTGCCCATGTCAGCTTCTTCGAGATTTACAATGGAAAA GTGTTTGACCTACTGAATAAGAAGGCCAAGCTCCGTGTTCTGGAGGATGACCGACAGCAGGTCCAGATTGTGGGCCTGGAGGAGGTCTATGTGTCCAAAGCAGATGAGGTCATCAAGCTTATTCAGCTGGGCAGTGCATGCAG AACATCAGGTCAGACCTCTGCCAACGCCAACTCCTCGCGCTCTCATGCCATTCTTCAGATTGGGCTGCGGCGCAACGACCGCGCCGCCACGCTGCACGGCAAGTTTTCCCTGGTCGATTTGGCCGGCAACGAGCGCGGCACCGACGTCAGCAGCAATGACCGCAGCACTTTAGTGGAGACGGCCGAGATCAACCGCAGCCTGCTGGCTCTCAAG GAGTGCATCCGCTCACTGGGAATGAACAGTGATCACATTCCTTTCCGACAGTGCACTTTGACCAAAGTCCTCAGGGACTCTTTCATTGGCGAAAAGTCCAGAACCTGCATG ATTGCAATGGTGTCTCCAGGCATGGCTTCATGCGAATACACAATGAACACACTACGTTATGCTGACAG AGCAAAGGAGCTGAAGGCCAGTAGCAAAGCTAATGAAGCAGCTAAGGCACAAGAGCTTCTCAATAGCTCGACAGAGGAG GAATCTGTTGAAGATCCCACTGCATTTGAAGCAATATCCCAAGTAGAAGAGCTCCACAAGAAGGTCTACTCACAGTACCAG AGAGGCGGTGAACTCTTCGATGCGATGGGACAAACGTCTTACAGCATTGAGGCCGCACTTCCTGATCTTGTGGACCATGCAAATCGTTTACGGG AAGTGGTACAAGCTTTGCAGTCGGCGGTGGAACAGGAGAAAATGTCCAGGCAACTCTACTGA
- the kif2c gene encoding kinesin-like protein KIF2C isoform X1 — MEKSLSRLLIDLSVKISRSDGRVHLATVKSVDSAKSTVMVEWNERNICRGKEVDVTELCALNPELLDHIKTFTDQTADPPAPAPEKKYEDRLRSSRIPGPTSSLTQAEESVASRMQTRQTCMFKPPAPVVAPVSTSESSRALLETVGPDLPSSSVLANSELHNQQPKKNKAKLVQSLSSARRAAEDNDEAERMPPPSTARGRRKSVAAQELNKGSKRLSCLVKTPDTQVKKGKFGESFQPNLKFHDMIRDFRDTMEITPITSSSDIEPHRITVCVRKRPLNKQEIIKKEIDVVSVPGRGTVLVHEPKQKVDLTKYLDNQVFHFDYSFNEATTNELVYKFTAKPLVCSIFEGGMATCFAYGQTGSGKTHTMGGDFTGKQQNSAKGIYALAAQDVFALLDQGRYSDLDLSAHVSFFEIYNGKVFDLLNKKAKLRVLEDDRQQVQIVGLEEVYVSKADEVIKLIQLGSACRTSGQTSANANSSRSHAILQIGLRRNDRAATLHGKFSLVDLAGNERGTDVSSNDRSTLVETAEINRSLLALKECIRSLGMNSDHIPFRQCTLTKVLRDSFIGEKSRTCMIAMVSPGMASCEYTMNTLRYADRAKELKASSKANEAAKAQELLNSSTEEESVEDPTAFEAISQVEELHKKVYSQYQILTFVSPLVFQRGGELFDAMGQTSYSIEAALPDLVDHANRLREVVQALQSAVEQEKMSRQLY; from the exons ATGGAAAAGAGCCTTTCCAGACTGCTCATTGATCTCTCTGTGAAAATCAGCCGCAGCGACG GCCGAGTGCATTTGGCAACGGTGAAGTCGGTGGATTCCGCCAAGTCGACGGTGATGGTCGAATGGAACGAAAGAAACATCTGCAGAGGGAAGGAG GTCGACGTGACCGAGTTATGTGCACTCAATCCAGAGCTTTTGGACCACATAAAGACTTTCACCGACCAGACCGCAGACCCGCCCGCTCCTGCTCCAGAGAAG AAGTACGAGGATCGACTGCGCTCATCCAGGATTCCTGGCCCGACCTCCT CACTCACCCAAGCTGAGGAGTCAG TTGCCAGTCGCATGCAGACGAGGCAGACGTGTATGTTCAAGCCCCCGGCTCCTGTGGTGGCACCGGTCTCAACCTCAGAGTCCTCTCGCGCCCTCCTGGAGACGGTCGGCCCTgatctcccctcttcctccgtccTCGCAAACTCTG AGCTTCATAATCAGCAGCCTAAAAAGAACAAGGCCAAACTGGTCCAGTCGCTGAGTTCTGCCCGCAGAGCCGCAGAGGATAACGATGAAGCCGAGAGAATGCCTCCTCCATCTACAGCTAGAG GCAGGAGAAAATCTGTGGCTGCCCAAGAGCTAAACAAAGGCAGCAAAAGGTTGTCTTGTTTGGTAAAGACCCCTGATACGCAGGTCAAGAAGGGAAAG tTTGGCGAGTCCTTTCAACCGAACTTGAAGTTCCACGACATGATCCGAGATTTCAGAGATACCATGGAAATAACCCCCATAACATCATCCAGCGAC ATTGAACCTCACAGGATCACTGTGTGCGTTCGCAAGCGGCCCCTTAACAAACAAG AGATTATTAAGAAGGAGATCGATGTGGTGTCTGTCCCTGGAAGAGGTACTGTGCTGGTCCATGAGCCTAAACAGAAAGTGGACCTCACCAAGTACTTGGATAACCAAGTCTTCCACTTTGACTACTCCTTCAATGAGGCCACCACCAACGAACTGGTCTACAA GTTCACGGCCAAACCTTTGGTATGCTCCATTTTTGAAGGTGGCATGGCGACATGTTTCGCCTACGGCCAGACTGGAAGTGGAAAGACTCAC ACGATGGGAGGGGATTTCACAGGGAAGCAGCAGAACAGCGCTAAAGGGATCTATGCTTTGGCAG CCCAGGATGTGTTCGCCCTTCTTGACCAGGGGAGGTATTCTGACCTGGATCTCTCTGCCCATGTCAGCTTCTTCGAGATTTACAATGGAAAA GTGTTTGACCTACTGAATAAGAAGGCCAAGCTCCGTGTTCTGGAGGATGACCGACAGCAGGTCCAGATTGTGGGCCTGGAGGAGGTCTATGTGTCCAAAGCAGATGAGGTCATCAAGCTTATTCAGCTGGGCAGTGCATGCAG AACATCAGGTCAGACCTCTGCCAACGCCAACTCCTCGCGCTCTCATGCCATTCTTCAGATTGGGCTGCGGCGCAACGACCGCGCCGCCACGCTGCACGGCAAGTTTTCCCTGGTCGATTTGGCCGGCAACGAGCGCGGCACCGACGTCAGCAGCAATGACCGCAGCACTTTAGTGGAGACGGCCGAGATCAACCGCAGCCTGCTGGCTCTCAAG GAGTGCATCCGCTCACTGGGAATGAACAGTGATCACATTCCTTTCCGACAGTGCACTTTGACCAAAGTCCTCAGGGACTCTTTCATTGGCGAAAAGTCCAGAACCTGCATG ATTGCAATGGTGTCTCCAGGCATGGCTTCATGCGAATACACAATGAACACACTACGTTATGCTGACAG AGCAAAGGAGCTGAAGGCCAGTAGCAAAGCTAATGAAGCAGCTAAGGCACAAGAGCTTCTCAATAGCTCGACAGAGGAG GAATCTGTTGAAGATCCCACTGCATTTGAAGCAATATCCCAAGTAGAAGAGCTCCACAAGAAGGTCTACTCACAGTACCAG ATCCTTACGTTTGTGTCGCCTTTGGTTTTTCAGAGAGGCGGTGAACTCTTCGATGCGATGGGACAAACGTCTTACAGCATTGAGGCCGCACTTCCTGATCTTGTGGACCATGCAAATCGTTTACGGG AAGTGGTACAAGCTTTGCAGTCGGCGGTGGAACAGGAGAAAATGTCCAGGCAACTCTACTGA